GAACGCTAATGACCGACGTAGCCGTACTCGGTGGCGGAATTGGCGGCCTCTCCGCGGCGCAGGAACTCGCCGAACGCGGGTTCGCGGTGACCGTCTTCGAGGCGAACGACCGCTTTGGCGGGAAGGCCCGATCGATGCCGATCGCGGACGAGCCGGCGGCATTGCACGGCGAACACGGCTTTCGGTTCTTCCCGGCGTTCTACCGGCACGTCGTCGACACGATGGAGCGGATTCCGGACAGCGGCGGGACCGTCGCCGACAACCTCGTCGAGACCGAGGCGACGCTCATCGCGAGTACCACGGAGTCAGAACGGATCGCCGAGACGAGCACGCCTGACTCGATGCGCGGCTGGCTCGAGGCGCTGCGGCCGGCCTTCGCTGAGGACCTGCCCGCCGAGGACGTTCGCTTCCTGCTCGAGCGACTGCTCTACCTGCTGACCGCCTGTGAGAAGCGACGCGAGGGCGAACTCGACGATGTCTCTTGGTGGGAGTTCATCGACGCTGAGAACCGCTCCCAGGAGTTTCGAGACCGGCTCGCATATGCTACCCAGGCGCTCGTCGCGCTCCGGCCGCAGGTCGGCAGCGCCCGGACGGTCGGCACCATCTACCTGCAGTTGCTGTTCGGCCAACTCGATCCGACCGAACCGACCGAGCGAATCCTGAACGCGCCGACGAACGAGGCCTGGATCAATCCGTGGGTTCGCCACCTCGAGACGCTCGGCGTGGAGTTCCGGCCGAACACCCCCGCGCGCCACCTCGCGTTCGACGGGCGGCGCGTCACCCGTGTCGAACTGGCCGACGGCCGGACGATCGCGGCCGACGAGTTCGTACTGGCCGTTCCAGTGGAGGTCGCCCCCGAGTTCGTTACGCCCGAACTGCGCCGGGCCGCGCCGGAGTTGGGTCGGATTGAGCGCCTCGAGACGGCCTGGATGAACGGGATTCAGTTCTACCTCACCGAGGACGTCGAACTGACTCGCGGCCATCAAGTCTACGCCGACGCTCCATGGGCACTGACCTCGATCTCACAGCGCCAGTTTTGGACCGAGTACGACCTCGAGGGGCGCGGCCCCGACGCGGTCGCGGGCGTCCTCTCGGTGATCGCGTCCGACTGGGATACGCCGGGGATTGTCCACGAAAAACCCGCCAGAGCGTGTACGCGCGAGGAGATCGCCGAGGAGATCTGGGCGCAGTTGAAAGGCCACCTGAACGGGTCCGACGAACGGGTACGGGACGAGATGCTCGTCGACTGGTTCCTCGATCCGTCGATCGTCGAAACGGATGCTGGAGTCGAGAACCACTCGCCGCTGTTGATCAACACCGTGGGGTCGCTTCGGAACCGGCCGCCGGCCGACGTCGGCGTTCGGAACCTCACGCTGGCGAGCGATTACGTGCGAACGAATTCGGACCTGGCCTCGATGGAGTCGGCCAACGAGGCCGGCCGTCGGGCAGCGAACGCGATCCTCGATCGACACGGCGGACGGGGTCGCGCACAGATCTGGGCTCTCAGGGAACCCGCAGTGTTCGAGCCGTTCAAGCGACAGGACCGAGTCCGGTACCGGCTCGGGGTACCGCATCCAGCAGCGGTGACGCAGTCACTGCGGAGCGTTACCAGACAGCTTGGGAAACGGGTCTGAGAGCGCCGCTCCGAACCGTGCACAATGCCGCCACAACCCCGTCGATACCCGGGTCGCAGGCCTTAACAGTCGTCACCGCCAAATCGTACTAATGACTGACCGAGACGACGACCGCGACCATCACTTCTCTGAGGGAGAGGGCTTTGGCGATCCCTACGAGGAGTTCGATCTGGACCCGCCAGAACTCGGCGTCGACCCGTCGAAGGTCGACCCCGTCGACTCCCGCGTCGTCACCGACACGCTCGACCAGCATAACATCGATCAGGACGACGTCGATGCGAGCGAACTGCTCGACGTTGGCCTGAACTACATGCAGATCAACCGCTACGAGCAGGCCACCGAGGCCTTCGATCGGACGTCTCACTTCGCCGAAGACGACAAGCTCGAGCAGGAGGCATGGGTGAACAAGGGCGTTGCCCACGGCGAACTCGAGGAGTGGGACAAGGCGATCGGTGCCCACCGCGAGGCCCTGCGAATCGACGACGAGAGCGAGCACGCCGCCACTGCCGAGACGAACCTCGCCTACGCCCTCTGGGAGTTCGGCCAGACGAGCGAGGCCTTAGAACACGCCGAGCGTGCCATCGAGATCGACGAGCGATTCGCTGCAGGCTGGTTCAACCGCGCGTTCTTCCTCTCGGAGCGCGGGCTATCCGAGGAGGCACTCAACTGCGTCGACAACGCGATCCGCCTCGGTCTGCGCAACGCGAAAGTACTCGAGACGAAGGCCGAGATCCTCGAGGAACTCGGCGAGTTCGATCAGGCCGAGGAGATCGCCGACGAAGCGAACCAGATGCGCGAGGAAGCCGAACAGGAGATGATGGACGACCGCGAGGAGATGTACGGTCAGGGTGCGGGCGGCGGCGGCGGTGCTGGCGCTGGCGGCGGTCCGGGAGCCGGCCGCGGTGGTGCCGGAGCTGGCCGCGGCGGTGCCGGTGCCGGACTCGGCGGTCGCGGCGCGAACCGCCAGTCGCCACCCCAGCGACAGGGAGACATCGGACTGGACGACCTCGGCGTCGCCGATCTCGGCGTCGAAGACGACGAGGAGGAAGACGACCGCGAGTGGGAACTCGAGTGATCGGATGATCGTCAATGAGCGAGAGACCCAGGAGGGGCTGCTGGTCGCCGTCTGCGACGAGGACGTCCTCGGCGAGACGTTCGAGGAAGGCGAGCTCTCCCTGACCGTCACCGAGGAGTTCTACGGCACCGATGCGGTCGACGAGGGCACAGCAATCGAGAGCCTCACCCAGGCGGACGTCGCCAATATCGTCGGCACCCGCGCCGTGGAACTCGCCGTCGAGGAGGGGTTCGTCGACGAGACGAACGTCCTCGAGGTGGGGGCGACGCTACACGCGCAGTTGCTGCAGATGCAGTAAGGCGGCCGGAACCGAGCACCGGCGGGGACCGGTCGAGCGTCAGTGGGGACCGATTTTCTGCAAGGGACGCGAGGCTGCGATAGACCGGGTGACTTGAGAGTACGGCCGATTCAGCGACTCGAGACTTTAGAGATCGGCTCGGTTGAACCGATAGTAGCCAATCGCAACGGGCACGACCAGCCAGACCAGCATGACGACGATGCCGAACCAGTCCTGTAAGTAGAACGGCGCGTCGCCTGGGTAGCGCTCGGCCGGCGTCATCTGGTAGGCCTCCACGGACTGGAGGCCGTACTGGAACTGGAAGGGGAAGATCGTGCCCTCGACGATGTTGCTGGCCAGATTGGTGTAGGCGAAGATCGGATTGAACTGCTCAACCAGGAGATACCACGTCTCGGCTTCGACCGGCGGCCCCTCGTCGTAGATGAGATAGTACGGACCGGCGGTGAGCAGCTCCCACAATGCGACGAGCACCATGTAGAATCCGACGACGATGGCCATCGACTTGCCCCGCGTAGAGACGGCGGCCGAGACACCGACGGCCAGCCCGACGAAGGTGATCCCGAACAACAGTGACACGGCCGCAAAGCCCAGCCAGTCGACGAACGGTACCGAGCCGAAGAAGACGGCCCCGAGGACGAGCGAGACGAGGAAGGCGAGCCCGACGGCCAGACCGACGACGCCCATGCGACCGAACAGCTTGCCGAAGACGATATCCGTCCGGTTGGGTGGGAGTCCCAACAGGAGCTTGATGCTGCCCGAACGACGCTCGCCGACGACGGCCATGTAGCCGGCGATCAGTGCGGCGACCGGGATAATTACCTGCAGCGGAAGCCCGAGGAAGTTGAGGACCTCTGCCGCGGTGACGTCGTCGACCGTGTACCAAATCGCGACGTAGCCGATCACGACGAGGCCCACGAGTAGCCCGATCAGCGACCAGAGGAGCTTCGACCGGCTTGCGTCGTCGAACTCCTTGCGGGCGACGGTGGGGATGTGAGACGTCATCGCGCCACCCCCGTTTCCGTCTCCGTCGCAGCGCCATCGCCCGTTCCCGACTGCAGTTCCGTCTCACCTTCCTCGCCGTTCGTTAGCGCAGTAAACATCGACTCGAGGGAAACCTCCTCGATCCGCAGATCCCGAATCGTCGCGCCGCTGTCGGTGAGTTTGGTCACGACGGTCGCCTTCGCCGCCGGATCGGTGATCGTACACTCGAGCGTGCGCCCGGACGCCGTGCTGTCGACAACCCCCGCAAGCGAGGTGACGAGTTCGCGAGCCCATTCAGCGGGATCCGCGAGCGACACCGTCATCGTCGCACCGCCGCCGATTTCCTCGCGCAGGCCTTCGATCGTGTCGATGGCAACGAGTTCGCCCTCGTTCAATACGCCGACGCGGTCACAGACCGCCTCGACGTGCTCCAAGATGTGACTCGAGAAGAAGACGGTCGTGCCCCGCTCGGACTCGCTGCGGACGAGGTCCTGCATCTCACGGATGCCGTGGGGATCCAACCCCGTCGAGGGCTCGTCCATGATCAGCAGGTCGGGATCACCGACCAACGCCATGCCGGTCGCGAGTCGCTGGCGCATCCCCTTTGAGTAGTCGCCGGCCGGCCGGTCGACGTCCTCGGCGGAGAGCCCGACCCGCTCCAGGATCTCGTCAGGGTCGTCGTCAGTACCGTTCGTCTTACTGGCGAACTCGACGTGCCGGCGGCCCGATAGGCGCGGGTAGATATCGAATCCCTCCGGCAACACGCCGATTCGCGGGCTGATCGAGTCGGCTTCGGCTTGAGCGTCGTAGCCTAGTACCGTCGCCGACCCCGCGGTCGGGCGCGTGAAATCCAGTAGCATGTTGATGGTCGTCGACTTCCCTGCCCCGTTCGGACCGAGAAATCCGAACACCTCGCCCTCGTCGACGGTGAGGGTGAGGTCGTCGACGGCCGTGAGATCGCCGTACTCTTTCGTCAAGCCAGATATTTCGATCGCCGTCATCTCGAGTACGCCTACATCGACGGCTCGTATAATCCACTGACCACGATTTCACGCACGGAAACTGTGGGGTCTTTTATATCATCCTGTCATACGAACGACTTAATGACCGACGATGAGGGCCGGGAAGTGCTCGCCCTACTCGACGACGAGTACGCGCGTCGCATCCTCATCGCCGCCAGCGAGGAACCGATGTCCGTCGACCGACTCACTGAGTGCTGTGACGCCTCTCCGCCGACGATCTATCGACGGATCGAACGACTCGCGGACCAGGGGTTCCTCGACGAATACCAGGAGCTCGATCCCGATGGACACCACTACAAGACCTACAGCACGCGACTCGAGCGCGTGGCGATCGAGATCGCCGAGGGCTCGATGGAGATGGACGTATACCGACGCGACGAGGACCCCGCCGACCGGTTTACGCGGCTGTTCGAGGATCTGTGATCGCCATGCTCGGGTATCCCATCCAGACCGTCGAGGGCGGCGCAATGACGGTCGCGATTGCCGTCTTCGTCGGGCAGGCCACTGCGTTCGTGATCGCGTGTTGGATCGTGAAACGCGCCTACGACGGGTACAGGGACGCCCGCCGGCCTGCGTTACTCTGGCTCGCGCTCGGGATCACGCTGCTCGCGGCGGCACCGACGATCCTTCGCTTCCTGCTCCCGACGGTCTTCGGGGCGTCGTCGGTGACGACGACCGTCCTCGCGAATCTCAGCGAGGTCGCCGGCCTCACGGCGATCCTCTATACCGTCTACGGCCGGCCGTGAGACGATGCGATACCAAACGATCCGCCAGCCGGAGGTGGTCTCGATGATTGGAGACGTCAGCGCGCTCGATACCGGTTCCGTCTCCGCCTCCGTCCTCGAGACGACAGTGTTTGGCCTCGACGAGACGACGACGATCTTCTTCGCCGGGATGGCGAGTGCCGCACTCGGGACGGTCGTCACATGGACGGCCTATCGAGGCTACGCTCGCAACGCTAGCCAGCCGATGCTGTTCCTGGCCATCGGCGTCGCCTTCCTCACGATCGTCCCGTTCGTGCTTTCACACGGGATCGACTGGGCGACCGACGCGACCGATGCGACGGTGTTGCTCGTCGTCACCGCCTGCCACCTGTTCGGACTACTCGCGATCGTTCGCTCGTTCAGGAGGCCCACTTCCCGATGAAATCCACACCGATGTCTTCGCCACGCACTACAGTCGGGACCGTATTCGACCGCGTTCGAGACTGGAGTCGCTGGTTTTTCGGCGTCTTCGTCCGCAAACAGACGTACTACAACCTGCTCTATCTCCTACTCGCGTTTCCGCTCGGCATCGGCTACTTCACCGTCCTCGTGACCGGGTTCGCGATCCCGATCGGACTCACGTTTGCGTTCGTCGACCTGGCCACGTCCGAGCCCGTCGCACTCCTGTTCGCCGGGATTCCGCTCGCACTGGTCCTGTTGTGTATCGGGGTGCCGATCGCACTGGTTGCCCTGTTCGCTTCGATCGAGTTGACCGCCCTCGAGCGACTCCTCGCCGATCGATTGCTCGACGTCGAGATTCCGACGTCTCGACCGGCCCGAAGCGTCCGCGAGCGGGTACGACGGCTCGTCCTCGATGGCGGAACGTGGAAGGGAGCCGTCTATCTGTTCAGCAAGTTCGTGTTTGGAACCGTCTCGTTTATCGTCCTCACCGTCGGCTTCACGTTCACATACGTGCTAGTTGCCGCCCCCTTCCATTACCGAAATCAACTGGTCGGCATCCATCTCGGCAATCCGGTTGAAATCGTCCCGGAACTCACCTATCAGCACGACGGCTGGACGATCGATATCGCACCGATCACGCTCTCAATCGCCGACGGCGAACTGATCTCGCTGTACGTCGATTCGCTCGAGGCGGCGCTGACCGTCTCGGCGATCGGCGTGCTCGTCGGTCTCGTCGTGTTGCACCTATTCAACGCCCTCGCCTGGCTGTACGCACGGTACACGGAACTACTGTTGCAGTATACGCAGCCGTCGATCTTCCGCGAGCCGCCGCAATAAGCGCAGGTCGATACCTCGACACTTCGGCCACCGCTCATGACGACCGGCCGTCAGTTACGTTCGCCCGCTTGGGCGGATACCAAAGTCGTTTGGAGATACCGGTATCCCAGAGGGTCTCCAAGTACCTATTGCGGCAGGGCACCCACCAGGGAACACCCACCACTTCCCTGCCGTTCCCCTCCCGAACCCCGTCCCACCCCACCTCCCCACCCCCACTCCACTCCCCCTCCCGTTTTCACCGTTCGAGCAGCGCATCGCTATTCGATCCGTCACCGTGCCGGTGTCGGGTCTGGCCTCAAACAGGCAATACGGACCGGTTCGCCACGGTCCCGGAAAGATCGGCCAGTTTCGGACCGAAGGAGTGTTTTGTGTGCGGTCCGTTCTAGTCACCAATGAGTCAACAGAACCTCGAGACACTCGACGTCGGCGCGATCCGGGAGGAGTTCCCGATCCTCCAACGGGAGTTCGACGGCCAGCAGGTCGTCTATCTCGACAACGCGGCGACGACCCAGACGCCCGATCCGGTCATCGACGCGATGAGCGACTACTACCGCGAGTCCAACGCTAACGTCCACCGTGGAATCCACCACCTGAGCCAGGAAGCTTCTCTTCTCTACGAGGAGGCCCACGACCGGGTCGCCGACTTCATCGGTGCGAGTGGCGGGCGCGAGGAGGTCATCTTCACGAAGAACACGACCGAAGCGGAGAACCTCGTCGCCTACGCGTGGGGCCTGAACGAACTCGGTCCCGAGGACGAGATCGTCCTCACCGAGATGGAACACCACGCCTCGCTGGTCACGTGGCAACAGATCGGCAAGCGCACGGGCGCTGACGTGAAATACATCCGGATCGACGAGGATGGCCGCCTCGACATGGACCACGCCCGCGAGCTCATCACGGACGACACCGCGATGCTCTCGGCTGTCCACGTCTCGAACACGCTCGGCACCGTCAACCCCGTTTCCGACCTCGTCGATATCGCCCACGACCACGACGCACTGGCCTTCATCGACGGCGCACAGGCGGTCCCCAACCGGTCCGTCGACGTCGAGGCCATCGACGCCGATTTCTACGCTTTCTCTGGTCACAAAATGGCCGGCCCCACCGGCATCGGTGCCCTCTATGGCAAGAAAGAGATCCTCGAGGCGATGCAGCCGTACCTCTACGGCGGCGGCATGATCCGCAAGGTCACCTTTGAGGACTCGACCTGGGATGACCTCCCCTGGAAGTTCGAACCCGGCACGCCACAGATCGCCGAGGCCGTCGGCCTCGTCGCCGCGATCGACTACCTCGAGGAGATCGGCATGGAACGCATCGAGGCCCACGAGGAGGAGCTAGCCCGCTACGCTTACGAGCAACTCAACGCGGAGCCGGGCGTGGAAATCTACGGCCCAGAACCAGGCCCGAATCGGGGCGGACTCGTTGGCTTCAATCTCGAGAGCGTCCACGCCCACGACCTGGCCTCGATCATGAACGACCACGCGGTCGCGATCCGAGCCGGTGACCACTGTACCCAGCCGCTCCACGACAAGCTGGGAGTCGCTGCGTCGGCTCGAGCGTCCTTCTACATCTACAACACGAAAGAGGAAGTCGACAAATTGGTCGACGCCATCGACGATGCGCGTCAGCTGTTCGCGTAAGCGAACGCTGACCGCGAGGAGATGTCGACGATGTTGTTGTGAACGAACGGGGTGAGTGAACAACGGCCAGCGAGAGCGAAGCTCTCGCCCGGCGCGTCAGCTGTTCGCGTAAGCGAACAACGGAGTGCGAGGAGATGTCGACGACGTCTGCGCACGGGCGCATAGCGCTCGTGTGCACGGTCCGCGGGACCTCCGGTCCCGCGCTATTTTCGCGAGCGAACGCAGCTAGTCGCGCTCGAGGCTCCCTGGGAGCACGGAACAGCCACAGGGGGATGCGGTGCCGTCGGTGGGGCCGCTCACGGTCACCACCCAGACAGGACGACTACAGGCGGGACAGTCGGGGAGCGACCACTCGGCCGTGTCCGCCGCGTCGTCGGCTGGCTCCGTCGTCGCGCTGGCCGGATCGATCGGCTCACCGTCGCCAATCATCGCAACCCCCGGAAACGGCGCGGACGGTCCCGGGAATCGGGTGCAGTCGCTGGTCGTTGGAGTTGATTCCACCGTCGTGCGGGACGTTTATATCCCGGTAGAATGTACGCGTTCATGGCTTGCAAATCCCGCAATGGGGATTGGAAGCCAGTCTCGGGTGACTTCAGCACCCGGGGCATTTCGAGACGTGCCCCCCGCCGCTCGCGCGTTTGGAGATCGGCTTCCGTGAAGATTGTCAGACCAGAGTGACTTATATCTATTGCTAAGTATTCAGAGAAATACTGCATACGGCTCGAGCGCCCCAGGATCGGCCGATCGCGAGTAGCAACGGCTCCAAGCCGATTGCAGGCTTGCGATTCGGTTGGTCTCGTGCGCGACTGAACCTATCAGACGCCGGTCGCGGCGCGTCGCCGGTCCCAGCGGGCCTCGACCGCGTGCAACGCGAGATAGATCGCCAAGAACAGGCCCAGTAGAATCGGACCGAAGAGGTATCCCACGGCGAGCGTGAGCGCTGTCCACCAGATCGGCCAATCGGCGTCGCGATCGGTCGCGTCAACGTAGACGGCGGCCGCACCGAAGACCGGAGCAAACGCAGCTACGATACCAATCATATAACCAACTTGTTTGCACGGAATTATATGTCACTCGGTGATCGAGCATCGATACTGCCGACGGACTGTGTCCGCCCCAAAACGACCGTTCTGGGAACGGAGACTGTTCAGCGAGCGTGACCCGGATGTTTTACCCGCGCACGTAATACAGTGTGCAGATGCCCACGGAAGACGAGCGAACGAACGGGCCGATCGATATCCTGTTGGTCGAACCGAATCCCGGCGACAGTCGGCTCTTCGAGGAACAGTTCAGAGACGCAAAGCTCCTGAACACTATTCACAACATCTCCGACGGTGAATCGGCGCTCGATTTCATCCATCAGCGAAACGAATACTCGGACGAACCGCGCCCGGATATCGTCCTCCTCGAGCCACAACTACCCGGCAAGAGTGGGATCGACGTCCTCTCGGAACTGAAAAACGACCCGGTGCTGAGCGAGATTCCGGTCGTCGTGCTCACCAGTTCGGATGCGGGAGAAAAGGTCGTCCAGTCGCACGGTCTCGAGGCGGACACCTACCTACAGAAGCCGGTCGAACCCGAGGACTTCGTCGAGTTCGTGCAGTCGGTCGAGGAGTTTTGGTTCGAGATCGTCCAGAAGCCGTCGCAGTGACCCCCTGACTGGCGAGTTTGCGACCGCGAACAATCGCGGGCGATGACCGATCGATTCCGTTCGCCTTCCGTCCTCCGTGGGTCGCTCGAGGACGGCGCGTTTATTTCTCCATCGGTGAAACCGTCCAACGATGCTCGAGGCAGTTCGCTCCCGTGTCTGCCCGTATTTCGACGACGCGCCGCCGGCCCACGACTGGCACCACGTCCAGCGGGTCGAGACCCTCGCCGAGACGCTGGTCGATCGCCACCCGGAACCCGTCGACGAGCGAGTCGTCCAGCTCGGCGTCCTCTGCCACGATATCGGCCGCAGCAAGGAGGATCGCGGCGAGATCGACGACCACGCGATCTGGGGTGCGCAGGAGGCGGAGAGATCCTGCACGACCTCGATGCAGAGACGGACACGATCGAGCGCGTCCAGCACTGCGTCCGCGCCCATCGATACTCGAACGAGATCGAACCCGCGACGCTCGAGGCAAAACTCGTCTCCGACGCGGACAACCTCGATGCGCTCGGTGCGGTCGGCATCGCTCGCACGTCGAATTTGTTCGCGAGTACCTCGAGCGGTGTGATAGGAAACTCACGGGCCAGCGGTGACTGCTAGGGTGTGGACACTATCAAACAACAGAACCTGTAGTGAGACCACTAAGTACGAGATGCGAAATAATAGAAAGGAAGCATAGTTTGCCCGATAGCTGCATATAGCTACAAACGCTATTCGTCCTGCCAGTGGAAATAGACGAGATAGAATCCAATAGCATAGCTGAACAGAATACTGACGATCTGAACCGGAAATAATCCTGGATCAGGAGGTGTTATCGCTGCGCCAACCATCCCAAATGGGGCAAATATTAATGCCGAAACGAGCCACCACTTAAGAAGAAGTTTCAGGGACATATGCTAATTTCCTAGTTCTCTTAATTAACTATTTTCGTTTATACTTATATACACCATATTGAAAGCGTTCAGTACAATATCCTTGTCGACTGATGCTCGAGCGATATTGAGTCCGCGATGCTCAAGACGAGATCATCGCCAATCCAGACAATTTCGATGCGCTCGGTCCGGTCGGGATCGCTCGCGTGTTCGTCTACGGCGGCGAGATCAGCGATCCGATCCGCGATCCGCCCGGCTGATCGAGGCGGACGACACCGAGGCCGGCGCGACGCAGTACAACCATTTTCACATGAAGATCCTCGAACTTCCCGAGCGCATGCAGACGGACGTGGGCCGCGAACTCGCTGCCGATCGCGCGGAATTCGTCCGTGAGTACCTCGAGCAGTTCGACAGGGAGGCCGCTGGTGACGCATGACGGGCTCGAGACCGAACGTCGACCGCATCCCCTCAGAAATAAACAACAAACGCAGAAAGAGTTTTGAAACTCAGTGCCGTATCCGTGAACTGCCGAGGTGAGAACGAATGTACGAGAAACGAATCGGCCGTCCCGGACGGGATCCATTTGAGACCCTGGTCGACGTTCTCACCGCGGCGAGTCGGTATGATCTCCTGTTGGGGATCATCCCGCTCGCGTTCGCGGTTGCACTGGTCGCCGCGACCGTACTGGAAGTGTCGGTGGTGCAGACCCTGCTGGGCGCGGCAATCGTCGGCGGACTCGCAGTCGTCGACGCCTGCTACCTGAATCCACCTGTCGACCGAGGGTCAGTGTAGCACCGCCAGTTCCCAACCGTTTTGCAAACGCGATGGACCGACGACCCCGACAGCCACTGCAGCGAGGTTCGGTACCCAGTGAATCGACGGCCGGACTCTTTTCGTCGGACGGACCGAGCGACCACTCGCGGCCGCTCGAGCGGCCGAACATGCCGAACACGGACGACCGCCTGTTTCGTCCCCGGAACCCTTTTACAACTCACTGGCCTATCCGTATCCAACGATGGGACTGGGCTCCGATATGTACCGACAGCAGATTCTCGACCACTACAAGAACCCGCGCAACTACGGGGAACTCGAGGATCCGACGTTCACCCACATCGGCGAGAACCCGATGTGTGGCGACGAGATTCGCATGGACGTCCAACTCGCCGACGACGAGGAGACGATCGAGCTAGTTGCCTTCCAGGGTGACGGCTGTGCGATCAGTCAGGCCTCCGCCAGCATGCTCTCGAGCGAACTCGCCGGGACGACGCTCGAGGAACTCGACGAGATGGACCGCGACGACGTGATCGACATGCTCGGCGTCGAAATCTCGCCGATGCGAGTCAAGTGTGCCGTCCTCGCCGAGAAAGTCGCACAGGACGGCGCGGAGATCTACCAGGGCGAACTCGACGTCGACAAGACGACGACCGAGGACTGAGCGGTTTTCGGACAGCCGGCCAATCTCGTTTTGCTTTCTCTCTCCCTCTATTGATCCGATAGCGGGCGGCATGACGATACGGAGCGGCGGGATCACGATCGGAATTACCGCCGTCTGACGGCTCGGAGGCGACTGAATCCGTATATACCGATACACCGGTCTCTATCGTCATCTATATTTCAAATATTTGAATTATAAATATACTTTAGATGGGTACGTCGACAAGGCGGAGGTTCGGGTCCGCGACCTCCTTGAGTATAGCATGCGGGTCGACGCCCGGACCGCAATCCCGAAACTCGAGGGCCAGCGCCTCGTCGACGTGGCAGTGGACGCCGAGAACTGATGCCCGAGCGTCGTACCGCGCGGCAACAGAGGCAGGACGACGGCGACGAGCCGACGACGCGGGAGTCGTCGGCGTGGTACGATTGTCACGCGCATACGCGATTCTCCGACGGGTCGGCGATGGAGTCGATGA
This genomic stretch from Natrinema sp. SYSU A 869 harbors:
- a CDS encoding response regulator — encoded protein: MPTEDERTNGPIDILLVEPNPGDSRLFEEQFRDAKLLNTIHNISDGESALDFIHQRNEYSDEPRPDIVLLEPQLPGKSGIDVLSELKNDPVLSEIPVVVLTSSDAGEKVVQSHGLEADTYLQKPVEPEDFVEFVQSVEEFWFEIVQKPSQ
- a CDS encoding iron-sulfur cluster assembly scaffold protein, coding for MGLGSDMYRQQILDHYKNPRNYGELEDPTFTHIGENPMCGDEIRMDVQLADDEETIELVAFQGDGCAISQASASMLSSELAGTTLEELDEMDRDDVIDMLGVEISPMRVKCAVLAEKVAQDGAEIYQGELDVDKTTTED